GCAGGTCAAAAATCTGCATGGATTTCAGCCGGCCCCGCTCATAACCGAGCAGGTGCGCAGCCGCGCCATTGGCATCGAGGATGGCGCCGGTTTCGAGGTCCACCGCCAATTGGGCTTCTATGGCGGTGTCGAAGGCCGGTCCGAAGGGACCGAAATGGGAGACCGGCTCAGCGACACCCTGGCTCATGGCCACCTCAGAGACTTACGACTTTTCGTAAGTCTATCACGAAAATTCGTTATTCACGAAAACTCGTAAATCATTTTTCAGGCGCCCCCCCTTGGTATCGCTTGCAAAAGTCGCCCGCTGAAGTCTGGCACACGGATTGCGTAGAGGAAGGCACCTTCCCGCGGCCCTCCCGGGCCCAGCAAAGCGAGGCGATCCATGGCGAGCTTCGATCCCTTCCGGCGCGGTTCCCGTTTCTTTTCCTCCGGCTGTTCGTGCGGACAGCATGCGTCGCAGGACGAGCATGACCTGTCCTGCGTCGCCACCGGCGGCGAAGACGAGCGCTATGCCAGCGCCGTCGAGGCGACAATCATGCGGGCGCTCATCCCACAGGCCCCCGCCCGCCGCGCCTTCCTGAAAGCGGTGGGCGCCTCCACGGCCCTCGCTGCCATCTCCCAATTCCTGCCGCTGGGCCAGATCACCGACGCCTTCGCCCAGACCGCCGGCACTCTGGAAAAGAAGGACCTGAAGATCGGCTTCATCCCGATCACCTGCGCCACCCCCATCATCATGGCGCATCCGCTGGGCTTCTATTCGCGCTACGGACTGAACGTGGAGGTCATCAAGACCGCCGGCTGGGCCGTCATCCGGGACAAGACGCTGAACGGGGAGTATGACGCCGCCCACATGCTGGCGCCCATGCCGCTGGCCATCTCCATGGGCATCGGCTCGCCTTCGACCCCCTACACCATCCCCGCCATCGAGAACATCAACGGCCAGGCCATCACGCTGGCCATGAAGCACAAGGACAAGCGCGACCCGAAGGACTGGAAGGGCTTCAAGTTCGCCGTCCCCTTCGACTATTCCATGCACAATTACCTGTTGCGCTATTATCTGGCCGAGGCTGGCCTCGACCCGGACAAGGACGTGCAGATCCGCTCCGTGCCGCCGCCCGAAATGGTGGCCAACCTGCGGGCCGACAATATTGACGGCTATCTCGGCCCTGACCCCTTCAACCAGCGCGCGGTCTATGACGGCGTCGGCTTCATCCACATCCTCTCGCTGAAGCTCTGGGACGGGCACCCCTGCTGCTCCTTCGCCGCAAGCGAGGAGCTGGCCACCAAGGCGCCCAACACCTTCCGTGCCCTCACCAAGGCCATCATCGACGCCACCGGCTACGCCCAGAAAAACGAGAACCGGAAGGAGATCGCCGAGGCCATCGCGCCCGCCAATTATCTCAACCAGCCGCCCATCGTGGTGGAACAGGTGCTCACCGGCACCTTCGCCAATGGCCTCGGGCAGGTGGAGAAGGTGCCCAACCGCATCGCCTTCGATCCCTTCCCCTACCAGGCTTTCGCCGTATGGATCCTGACCCAGATGAAGCGCTGGGGTCAGATCAAGGGCGACGTGGACTATGCCGGCATCGCCCGCAAGGTGTTCCTGGAAACCCAGACCGCCAGCCTGATGAAGGAACTGGGCCAGACCCCGCCCACCTCGTCCAAGACCATCGTGGTCATGGGCAAGCCATTCGATCCGGCAAAGCCCGAAGACTATGTGGCGAGCTTCGCCATCCGCCGGAGCTGACCCATGTCGCTGAGCCTCCGGGCCCGCGCCCTGGTCGTCTCGGTCCTGATCTTCGCCGCCTTCCTCCTCGCCTGGCAGCTCGCCGTGCGGGGAGGCCAGGAGGCGAGCGGCATGGACCCCGAATATGCCAAGCTCATGGGCGCCACCGCCACCAGCGGCAAGTCCGCCATGCCGGGACCGCTGGCGGTGGGCGAGACGCTCTGGAAGCATCTCGCCAACCCCTTCTATGACAACGGCCCCAACGACAAGGGTCTGGGCATTCAGCTCGCCTATTCCGTGGCGCGGGTGATGATGGGCTATCTCCTCGCGGCCCTCGTGGCGATCCCGCTGGGCTTTCTCATCGGCATGTCGCCGCTGATGAACCGGGCGCTGGACCCCTTCATCCAGGTGCTCAAGCCCATCTCGCCCCTCGCCTGGATGCCGCTCGCCCTCTACACCATCAAGGATTCCACGCTCTCCTCCATCTTCGTGATCTTCATCTGCTCGCTGTGGCCGATGCTGATCAACACCGCCTTCGGCGTCGCCAATGTGCGCAAGGAATGGCTGAACGTCGCCCGCACGCTGGAGGTCGGCCCCTTGCGCCGGGCCTTCACCGTCATCCTGCCGGCGGCGGCGCCCACCATTCTCACCGGCATGCGCATTTCCATCGGCATTGCCTGGCTCGTCATCGTGGCGGCGGAGATGCTCGTGGGTGGAACGGGCATTGGCTACTTCGTCTGGAACGAGTGGAACAACCTCTCCATCACCAATGTGATCGTCTCCATCCTCGTAATCGGCGTGGTGGGCATGGGTCTCGACCAGATCCTCGCCGCCATTGCCCGCCTCGTGACCTATCCGGAGTGAGGCGATGACCAGCCGCTACGTCTCCATCGAAGGCATTTCCCGCCGATACAAGGCCGCCGGCGGGCGCACCACCACGGTCTTCGACGACCTGTGGTTCTCCATGAACAAGGGCGACTTTGCCTGCATCATCGGCCATTCCGGTTGCGGCAAGACCACGGTGCTCAACATCCTGGCCGGCCTCGACCTGCCCGATTCCGGCGCGGCGGTGGTGGATGGCCGCGCCATCGAAGGGCCCGCCCTCGACCGGGCCGTGATCTTCCAGAGCCACGCCTTGCTGCCCTGGCGCACCGTGCTGGGGAATGTCTCCTACGCCGTCTCCTCCCGCCATCCAGATTGGAGCCGCGAGCAGGTACGCGCCCATGCGCTGCGCTTCATCGAGGTGGTGGGCCTGAAAGGCTCCGAGCTGAAGCGCCCGGCGGAGCTTTCGGGCGGCATGAAGCAGCGCGTGGGCATCGCTCGGGCGCTGTCCATCGAGCCCAAGATGCTGCTGATGGACGAGCCCTTCTCGGCCCTCGACGCCCTCACCCGCGGCACCCTCCAGGACGAGGTGCGCCGCATCTGCCTGGAGACCGGGCAAACCGTCTTCATGATCACCCACGACGTGGACGAGGCCATTTATCTGGCCGACCGCATCGTGCTGATGACCAACGGCCCGGAAGCGGTGGTGGCGGAGATCGTGGAGAACCCGCTGCCGCGCGATCGGCGGCGGCTCGACATCCACAAGCAGCCGGACTTCTACGCGGTCCGCAACCATCTCATCGACTTCCTGGTGGAGCGCTCCAAGACCTTCAAGTCGGCGCTTGCCCCCGGCTACGACCACCGCACCCCGCCGGTGGTCCGCCCCGTCGCCGGTCCCCTGTCCCCTTCCGGCGGCGACATCGCCGCCGCCTGACCCCTCACGACCTTCAAGACCTCAAGGAGTGACCCCATGAAGCGCGAACAGCTCACCGAGAAGATCCTCGACATCAAGCGCGAGAAGGGATGGACCTGGAAATACATCACCGATGAAATCGGCGGCATGTCGCCGGTCCTGGTGGTGGGGGCGCTGCTAGGCCAGATGAAGCTGGTCAAGCCGCTGGCCAAGGCGGCCGCCGAACTGTTCGGCCTCAGCGAGGTCGAGGAGCGCATGCTGAACGAGGTGCCTTATCGCGGCATGCCCATGCCCCCGACGGACCCGCTGATCTATCGCTTCTATGAAATGGTGATGGTGAACGGCCCGGCCTGGAAGGCGCTGATCGAGGAAGAGTTCGGCGACGGCATCATGTCCGCCATCGACTTCGACATCGACATCTCCCGCCAGGAAAACCCCAAGGGCGACCGGGTGAAGATGACCTTCACCGGCAAGTTCCTGCCCTACAAATATTACGGTGCCGAGCAGGGCACGCCGGAATACGGATTCAAGGAAGCCTGAGCCGTCGCGAAAGAGACAAGGGTATTGGCAAAAGATTTTCCTTAAGGGAATATCAACAGAGGTCAGCGGGGGTGGACGCAGGTTCGCCTTCGCTCACCGGGTTGCGCCCGCATCCCCCGGAGGCCCCATGCGCTCGCTCACGCCCCTTGCTGCCATTCCCGTCCCGGAGCCTGCGCCCCAGGAGCGCTACGCGATCACGCTGCTCGACCGCAGCTTTGAATTTGATGGCCTGAAGGCGCTTCTCGGGGCCGCCGACCATTCCAAGGCGGGAGACAGGAATGCGGGCCTTGCCGCCGGGGACGACGTGACGCGGGAAGCGGCCCGCTCCCTGCTGTCCAGCCTCACGCTCCAGCACCTCTATGACCGCCCCCTCACCGATGCGTCCGGCCGAGTCGACGATGTCATGCGGGTCAATTACGACATCGACCTGGCCGTCTTCGCCAGCATCGCGCCGCTCACCCTCGGCGCCTTCAAGGATCACCTGCTGCGCGCCCCGGCACGCGAGGTGCGCCGGCTCGGCGGCGCGCTCACCGGCGTCATGGCGGCGGCGCTGGCAAAGATCATGGACGTGCACGAGCTGGTGCTGGTGGCGAAGAAGGCCAAGCGGGCGGCGCGGGCGCGCACCCTGGTGGGCGCCGCCGGCACCCTGTCCTCTCGCCTTCAGCCCAACCACCCCACGGACGACCTCTCGGCGGTGGCGGCGCTTATCTATACCGGGCTATCCATGGGGACGGGCGATGCGCTGATCGGCATCAATCCGGCGGTGGACACGCTGGAAAACGTCTCCGCCCTTCTCACCCAAGCGGACGCGATCCGCCGCGAGACGGGGGCACCGACCCAGGTCTGCGTCCTCTCCCACGTCAAGACGCAGATGGCGGCCCTGAAGCGGGGCGCGCCGGTGGACATCATGTTCCAGAGCCTTGCCGGCACGGAACGGACCCTGACAGAGGAATTCGACGTCACCGTCGCGCTTCTCGACGACGCCTATGGCCTGATGGCCGCCCAAGGGCCGCTGGGGCCCGACTGCCAATTCATGTATTTCGAGACCGGCCAAGGCAGCGAGCTGACCTATGGCAAGCATGACGGCTTGGACATGACCACCTGCGAGGCCCTGTGCTACGGCCTTGCCCGGCGCTATGACCCGTTCATGGTCAACAACGTCACCGGCTTCATCGGTCCGGAGACGCATCGCGACAATTTCGAGATGATCCTGGCCAATCTCCAGGATCACTTCATGGGCAAGCTGCTCGGCCTGCCCATGGGCATGGCGCCCTGCTACACGCTGCACTCGCAGATCACCATGGAAGGCCAGCAGGTGGCGACGCAGTTGCTGACCGCCGCCGGCGCGAACTTCTTCATGGACGTCTACCTGTCCACCGACCGGATGCTCGCTTATTTCGACACGTCCGGCCACGACGACCAGACGCTGCGGGAGGTGCACGGCCTCGCTCCCGCCGCCGACTATCTGGCCTGGGGCCTGGAGAAAGGCATTTTCGCGCGCGAGGAGGACGGCACCGTCGCGCGGGGCCCCCGCTGGGGCGATCCCACGCTCTTCTGCCCCGATGCGGAGGCCTTTGCGGGCCTGCTGGCGCGCACGCCGGCCATGCCGGGTTTCGACAATGCCGGTCCCCGCCCCGCAGACCGGGTCTCGCGTACCATCAGGGCCAATCTGGCCATCGCCCGCGAAGCCATCTATGCGGACCTCGATCCCGCCCGCCTCGGAGGCATCCCCTTCCGCCGCATTGCCTCGCGCGCCCAGGATCGCGACGCCCACCTCAGCCATCCGGACATCGGCGCGGACCTCGACGCTGCAGCCCTCGCCGCGCTTGCCGCCGAGTGCCGGGACGTACAGGTGGTGGTGTCCGACGGATTGAGCGCAGAGGCCGTGCATGCCAACGTGCCCCACCTCCTGCCCGGCTTGCTGGACCGCCTTGCCGCCGCCGGGGCCAGCCTTGGAGACCCCTTGCTCCTGCCATTCGGTCGCGTGAAGGTATCTGAGCCCGTCGGCGATGCGCTGCAGGCCCGCCTGGTCATCACGCTGATCGGGGAGCGTCCGGGGGGCGATGCCCAGGCGTCCCGCTCGCTCTCGGCCTATCTCGCCTTCCGCATCGCCGACGAGGACACAAGGGCGCGCGCGGCGGCCTATAGCGGCAACCCGAACATCCGCTACGAATATACGGTCATCTCCAACATTCATGAGGGTGGCCTGCCACCGGGCGAGGCGGGGCGGATCATTGCCGAGAAGGCGCTCCAGATCCTGTCCATGCAGGCAGCGGGCAACCGCCTGGAAAGCGCTTTGCGGCAGGAGGCCGCCTGAAACGCCCCATCGCCCCCGGTTGATCCCGCCTCCCACACTGATTAGAGCCATGGTCGGGGAGCAAGACCATGACATTGCATGCGCTGAAGAGAGAGATGATCGAGCCCATCATCGGGCCGGTGGACAAAGCCGTCCTCATCGAGGGCACGCCCGAAACGCGCGTCTGGGTGACCTATGACGCCCCCGCCGAACGCCTGTGCACGGGCGAGTGGGAAGCCACGCAGGGCACCTGGCGGGTGAATTACGAGGAATGGGAATATTGCCTCGTGGTGTCCGGCCGCTGCGTCGTCACCGGCGATGACGGCTCCGTGGTAAAGGCAGGCCCGGGAGATTCATTCGTCATCGAGCCCGGCTTCACCGGCACCTGGCAGGTGGTCGAGCCCATGCGTAAGCACTGGGTGATCCGGACACCAGCCTGAGCACCGCCGCATCCGGCACCCCTCTCCGCGCAGCGCGCCGCCGGCTACCCAAGGCCACGCATTTGCGCGGGGTCCGATGATCCAGCTGACCCAGGTGTTTTCGTGTCAGACGCACCTGAGCAGAGATGCGCGCGCACGAGGTCCGCGGGTTGCTTGAGGTTCGCCAGCCTGTCCAGGAACGGGGCGGCAATATCCAGCGGCTCCGGCTCATATCCCGTGGCCGCGACGAAGCTGTTGAACAGACGCGCGAAGGCCTCGACACCCGCACCGACGCCGCGGGCCACCAGATCCCGCTGCGCGCGATCCATGCGGCTGCGGGGGGGCGGGTCGGAGCGCCCAGCCATGGAGGCAGGAAGCCTCAGATCGGGCGCGAGAAACAAGAGCTCAGCCTCCAGACGCCCGCGCGCCAGGAGATCCAGCTTAGGTCCCCCCACGCTTTCGCGCCAGAGCATCGCCTTCAAGTGCATCCGCGCCTGGCGCCGGCGTGTCTCGGGCGTGTCGAGGAGGCAGAGGGAATAGCCATAGACTTCCATCTCCAAGGCACTTTCCAAGGCCAACTCGAATGCTTCCTGAAGGCTGCCGTCCCAGTCCGCCGCAACAAGCGCGATACGGGATCCCGGCTCAATGCCCTGGCCAATCAGGTCCTGGAAGAGCTCCCGGCGGCTGCGGCGGGCCGCGGCGAGAATGGGCCAGCGATAGGCATTGAAGAAGCGGCGAACAAGCGGGTGGTGCTCGACCCCCACGATCACGTCCTCTCCCAGCCCCAGGTCTGCCATTACCTGCGCGGACGGAACCGCGATCCCAAGGCACTCCAAGGCCTCGCTGACGCTCCCCCCATCCGCCTCGGCGATGAGGAGGGCAACCCTTTCATCGAAGTTGCGGTCCGACACGGTCGCCAGCGCCAGGGACTCCCTCGAGGCCGTGAGAATCGCACGTCGGGGCAATGACGCCGCGCCAAGGCTCGGCACAAGGTGCTCGAGGCAGTGGCCGACGCCCGGAAAAAACACGAGCGCATCGATAGCATTGATGCGCGCATGCCATTCCACCCAACGCAGAAAGGCGCAATAGAGCGGCCCAAGCAGATCGAAGCCGATGGAAGCCAACGGGGCCCGGCTTGGCTGCGGTCCCAACCGCCTGAAGCCATAGCTGAGCGCTGCCGCTCCTTGAGCGCCGGTGAAAACATCATCGCGGGCATCCACCGCCTGCGTGAGGAAGCCCGCTTCGCGCGCCGGCCGCAAATCCTCCTGCTCTCGGCTCCCCACATGGAGGATCCGGCCGGGCGGCACGCCGAGCCTTTGGGCGACCTCGACAAACAGGCGCCCACCCGCCTTGGGAAGCCCCACCTCGCTCGCAAGAAAGAGCGGGGCCTCGGGCAATCCCAACCGAGACAGGAGCCCGGCAATGAAGGCCGCGCCATGGGGCGTATCGGCAATGATGGCCGCGCGCCCCTCCGTGGCCCATTGGACATAGAGCTCCCGCACATCCGGATGGGGGTGCCAGAGCGCCGCCTCATAGAGAAGCTCCGTCCGCTTGGCGAACTCGCGCGGCGCAGCGGGCAGGTCGAGGCATTCATAGATCTCGTCATGGCTGATGGTGAAGCGGCCATCCGCCTCCGCCCGGCGCAGCGCCTCAGCTTCCGCGGCGCCCCGCAGCGGCGCGAAATCCGCCATGCCGATGCTGGTGCCCACCATTTCCCACATCTGAGCCGACCCGCTCAGGGGAAACAACAGCAGCGTCTCGAAAAGATCGAACGTGACGAAGTCGACGTCCTGCGACGCCCGGCTGATTGGAATCACGAGATCGACGCCCCCGGACAACCCTTGCCCCTTTCCTGGACCACCCGAGGGCGGTCCTCGTCACCTGGATATTGCGCCCCGTTCGAGCGAACCGGGGGATGCTGTTGCCTTCTTATACGAAACCCGCCTCTCCAGCCGGCGTGGGGAGGCGTCCGTTCGCGTGCAGTCACCGCGGCGCCGAAGCGCCACGTCCGAGGGGTACCAGCCCGCAGCCGCCGGTGACAGCCCTCAATTGGGGGAGTGCTTCGCGGGCAGATGATCAGCCCGGAATGGAGAACATGACATCATTGGGATGGAGATTGGGACTGAAGAAGGGATCGTTCATGAAGAAGCGGGGATGCCGGGCGTCGAGCCGGCGCTTGTCGGCCCGCAGCCGCGCCATCTTTTCGCTGCTCTGGTGATCAAGGCCGCGCGACATGGATTCGTAATGCAGAAGCTGCGCCGCAGGGCACACCACGTTGAAATAACCGGCTTCCACCAGCCGATAGCACAGGTCCACATCATTATAGGCGACCGGAAACGACTCGTCGAAGCCGCTCACCTGGTCGAACTTGCTCCGCTCCACCAGGAGGCACGCCCCCGTGACCGCCAGCCAATTGCTCTCCAGCATGTTGCGGGCATAGTAGCAGGGGTCGCTCTCCTGGGCGCCGAGGAAGGCGTGGCTGGGGCCATCGGCGATGCAGATCACACCAGCATGCTGCACCCGCAAGCTCTGCGGGTAGAGCAGCTTTGCCCCCACAGCACCCACGTGGCGCAGATGGGCATAGCCGAGCATCCGCTCCAGCCAATCGGCGGAGAGGACTTCAGTATCGTCATTGAGAAACAGGAGGAAATCGCCTGTGGCGGCGCGTGCCCCCACATTACATAGCTCCGAGAAGTTGAACGGCTTATCGTGGCGGATCACCTGCGACCCGCCGTTCGCCAGCCCCTCCAGATAGGACAGGGTGTCGGGCAACGACGAGCCGTTGTCGACGATGACCAGCTCCACATTCCGGTAAGTGCTGCGCTCCTGGATGGACGTGACGCAATTGCGCAGCGTGTCGCCATTGTTCTTGGAAGGGATGATGATGGAAACCTTGGGGTTTCCAGCCACATGGTAGCGCATGCGCTGGTAGGCCGGCAGCCCCTCCACCGCCTCGCATTCCCCTTCCAGGCCCCGCCGTTTCAAGGCCTCCAGCCGCAGGCGAACCGCCGCATCCAGCGCTTGGGGCTTGGCATCGAACGTGTGGGCGGCAGAACCGGGAATCATCCGCCAGTGATAGAGAACCTTCGGGACGTGGGCGATGCGGCTGGTCCGCTCCGTCACGCGCAAGACGAAGTCCCAGTCCTGCGAGCCGTCAAACTCCGCCCGCAGTCCGCCCACCTCCACCGCCAAGGTGCGCCGCACGCAGGAGACGTGGCAGGTGTACATCAGGCTCATCAGCATGTCCGGAGACCAGTCCGGCTTGAAGAACGGATCCACCAGCCGTCCGTCAGTCGAGATCTTGTCCTCGTCGGAATAGATGAAGTCGGCGCCCTCACGGTCGATGCAGAGAGCCAGTTCGTAGAGGCAGTCCTCCGTGAGCTCGTCATCATGATCCAGGAACACCACATAATCCCCCTGCGCCATGGCGAGGGCCTGATTGGTGGCGCCGGAAATGCCCTGGTTCCTGTCTGCGAAGTGCACCGTGACGCGCGGGTCCTGAATTTGACTGAGCGTCGCACGCACCTGTGGATCGGGGCTTAGGTCGTCCACCAGGATCAGTTCCCAGTGGGGGTACCACTGGGTCTGGACCGAGCGGATCATCGCCTTCAGCAAAGCGGGCGGCGTGTTGTAGAGGGGCACGAGAATCGAGAAGACCGGCGCCGAGCGAAGTGCCGCGATCTGCTCATCAAGATCGGACGGCCGGCGGGGCGCCAGATAAGTGTAGCCTGGGCCCTGGGCGACCCATTCATATGTGCCGGCCTCAACCGCCGTCAGTTGATCGCCGCCGGGCCGATCAGGCGAGGGGCGGAAGGCAATGAAACGGGCATCGGCTCTCCCGCCGACGGGGGCCGGGGCCACCGGCCGCAGAAGCCTTGTCCGATGGCCGAGCCCTCGTCCGGGAAAGCGCAAGGCGCGACGCAGCCGGGCGCCGAGCGTGCGGCGTGACGTCTCACAGGAGGCGGCAGGGAAGTGCGACGCCAGATAGTGAGCAAGGGCCGACTGATCGGGCGGAAGCTCCGGATGGGCCGCCCGATACGCCTTCGGATCGAACAACTGGCTGGGGAGTCGGCCCTCGGCCTCACCGTAAAGAGCGTAGTGCCAAAGCGGATTCACGCCGGCGCTGCGCACATCCGGATAGGAATTCAGATAGAACGCGCTGTCGAAGACGGGATTGGGCCGGCACCCCTCGAAGCCTCCACGGATCAGGAAGTCCACCACTGGCTCGACCCGGCGTCCTCCCGCATCGGGATATTCCCGCACGTAGAAGTCGCGGTCGAAGAGGCCGGAATCGCTGAGGGCGCGGCAGCGATAGGCCAGATCCCCCGGCCCGAAGCGACGCAGCAGGCGGCCGATCAAGCCGCGCAGGCCCCGGCGCGCCGAGACGTAACGGCCGGCGATGAAAGTCGCCAGCGCGCGCCGGCGGGCCCGCTCCATCTCCACATCAAGGGCGACCGCCTCGAGACGGCGGGCCTGCTCCGCAATATCCTCGCGCAAGCGGTTCAACCGTCGCTCGGCTCCGGAAAGCTGTTCGGAAAGGCGCTGCGCGCGCAGCCGTTCCACTGAAAGATCCGCCCGGGTGGCGGCGGCATGGTCCGCCAGGGCCCCGGAATAGGCCGCATGCTGCCGTTCCAGCTCGGCGATCGCGGCCGCATGTTCCCGCGCCTGCGCCGCGGCCCGCAGCCGTTCGGTCGCCAGATCCTGCTCCAGAAGCTCGGCACGCGCGGCCTGCGGCGCCGCGGCCCGCAGCTTTTCGAGCGCTCCGCTGAGATCACGGTCCGCGTTCGTCAGGCGCTCGATCAGTTCGCTGATATGCTGCGCCTGGCGTTCGGAGGTCGCGGCGACCGCATCCTCCAGTTCACGCGCCACAGCAGCACCGGCGCGACGCTCCCGTTCCAGCTCTTCAGCCAGCGCCTCGAGGCGATCCGACAAGGCGTCCGGTGCGCCGGCATCGCGCCCAGGCGACTGCCCGCGGGCCGCCTCCCACCACGGTGCACTGATGCGACCACAGAAAGTACGCACCTGCTGGACCAGATCCTCATCGGCCGGTGCGCCAGGCATCGAAAGGAGGCTCGCCAGCTCCCGCGGCATGTGCGCGCCCATTTGGACGAGCCCGAGGCCTCCGCCATCTGGCAGTTCAAAAGAGGGCAGACTGGCGCTCAAGGTGAGAAAGAGGCGCGCGACTTCGCCCTCGGCTGTGGCGAGACGGGTCCCCACCAGAACCACCGCGGCCCGGTCGGACAGCCGCGATCGCCACGCCTCGAACAGTTCGAACGCCGATGCGTCTGAGGCACTGTCGAGAATCAGGAGATCGACCCCCCCCGGCGCGGGTGTTTCAGCAGTCTGCTCAAGTGGCTCACGCAGGACCTGCAGTCGGCCTGCGATGGGCAGGGGCAGGTCCACAGCGACAGGCGAGGCCAATAGAACGGAGCCCGGCTCACTGAGCACCGTCAGGGCCTGCCCCACCGCAACACCGCAACCTGTGGAGGGCGAGGTGAGATCCACACTGTGCCGGGGCAGAAGCTGGCCCGCGAGCCAGAACAGGAACGGGACATGGGCCGCCGCCTCCCGCGAAGGCGGCAGTTGCAAGGGCTCGGCGAGCACGTGCGCGCGGGTGAATCCCGCCATCAGAGCCGCAGAGGACAAGCTCATCGCGTCGCCGTGCATCGCAGCCGCCTCCTGCGCTTTGTTCCCGGCTGACACCGGGCGGGCCATGATCGCCATCCCCCAAAGACTTCACGGCACCGCAACAATTTGGGCGTTTCTCTTCGCATGTGCGAAGCGGCCCTTCAAGCCCGAACGCCTCAACGTGAGGTTACCAAGCGTCATCGCTCAATCAAGCCGGCAAACACAAAAGGCGGGTGCTGTGCGCACCCGCCTTTGTCATTCCGCGAAGTAGTAATTTACCCTTATGCCTGAGGCTGCGGCTCAATGCTGCCGGCGGGGCCACCCGGGCGGGGCCGGTTCTTGCCGGCCGTCGGCACGGCGGAGCCCCGCGGATTGGAGG
This genomic interval from Aquabacter sp. L1I39 contains the following:
- a CDS encoding CmpA/NrtA family ABC transporter substrate-binding protein, whose translation is MASFDPFRRGSRFFSSGCSCGQHASQDEHDLSCVATGGEDERYASAVEATIMRALIPQAPARRAFLKAVGASTALAAISQFLPLGQITDAFAQTAGTLEKKDLKIGFIPITCATPIIMAHPLGFYSRYGLNVEVIKTAGWAVIRDKTLNGEYDAAHMLAPMPLAISMGIGSPSTPYTIPAIENINGQAITLAMKHKDKRDPKDWKGFKFAVPFDYSMHNYLLRYYLAEAGLDPDKDVQIRSVPPPEMVANLRADNIDGYLGPDPFNQRAVYDGVGFIHILSLKLWDGHPCCSFAASEELATKAPNTFRALTKAIIDATGYAQKNENRKEIAEAIAPANYLNQPPIVVEQVLTGTFANGLGQVEKVPNRIAFDPFPYQAFAVWILTQMKRWGQIKGDVDYAGIARKVFLETQTASLMKELGQTPPTSSKTIVVMGKPFDPAKPEDYVASFAIRRS
- the ntrB gene encoding nitrate ABC transporter permease, with translation MSLSLRARALVVSVLIFAAFLLAWQLAVRGGQEASGMDPEYAKLMGATATSGKSAMPGPLAVGETLWKHLANPFYDNGPNDKGLGIQLAYSVARVMMGYLLAALVAIPLGFLIGMSPLMNRALDPFIQVLKPISPLAWMPLALYTIKDSTLSSIFVIFICSLWPMLINTAFGVANVRKEWLNVARTLEVGPLRRAFTVILPAAAPTILTGMRISIGIAWLVIVAAEMLVGGTGIGYFVWNEWNNLSITNVIVSILVIGVVGMGLDQILAAIARLVTYPE
- a CDS encoding ABC transporter ATP-binding protein; the protein is MTSRYVSIEGISRRYKAAGGRTTTVFDDLWFSMNKGDFACIIGHSGCGKTTVLNILAGLDLPDSGAAVVDGRAIEGPALDRAVIFQSHALLPWRTVLGNVSYAVSSRHPDWSREQVRAHALRFIEVVGLKGSELKRPAELSGGMKQRVGIARALSIEPKMLLMDEPFSALDALTRGTLQDEVRRICLETGQTVFMITHDVDEAIYLADRIVLMTNGPEAVVAEIVENPLPRDRRRLDIHKQPDFYAVRNHLIDFLVERSKTFKSALAPGYDHRTPPVVRPVAGPLSPSGGDIAAA
- the cynS gene encoding cyanase — translated: MKREQLTEKILDIKREKGWTWKYITDEIGGMSPVLVVGALLGQMKLVKPLAKAAAELFGLSEVEERMLNEVPYRGMPMPPTDPLIYRFYEMVMVNGPAWKALIEEEFGDGIMSAIDFDIDISRQENPKGDRVKMTFTGKFLPYKYYGAEQGTPEYGFKEA
- the eutB gene encoding ethanolamine ammonia-lyase subunit EutB; protein product: MRSLTPLAAIPVPEPAPQERYAITLLDRSFEFDGLKALLGAADHSKAGDRNAGLAAGDDVTREAARSLLSSLTLQHLYDRPLTDASGRVDDVMRVNYDIDLAVFASIAPLTLGAFKDHLLRAPAREVRRLGGALTGVMAAALAKIMDVHELVLVAKKAKRAARARTLVGAAGTLSSRLQPNHPTDDLSAVAALIYTGLSMGTGDALIGINPAVDTLENVSALLTQADAIRRETGAPTQVCVLSHVKTQMAALKRGAPVDIMFQSLAGTERTLTEEFDVTVALLDDAYGLMAAQGPLGPDCQFMYFETGQGSELTYGKHDGLDMTTCEALCYGLARRYDPFMVNNVTGFIGPETHRDNFEMILANLQDHFMGKLLGLPMGMAPCYTLHSQITMEGQQVATQLLTAAGANFFMDVYLSTDRMLAYFDTSGHDDQTLREVHGLAPAADYLAWGLEKGIFAREEDGTVARGPRWGDPTLFCPDAEAFAGLLARTPAMPGFDNAGPRPADRVSRTIRANLAIAREAIYADLDPARLGGIPFRRIASRAQDRDAHLSHPDIGADLDAAALAALAAECRDVQVVVSDGLSAEAVHANVPHLLPGLLDRLAAAGASLGDPLLLPFGRVKVSEPVGDALQARLVITLIGERPGGDAQASRSLSAYLAFRIADEDTRARAAAYSGNPNIRYEYTVISNIHEGGLPPGEAGRIIAEKALQILSMQAAGNRLESALRQEAA
- a CDS encoding cupin domain-containing protein — its product is MTLHALKREMIEPIIGPVDKAVLIEGTPETRVWVTYDAPAERLCTGEWEATQGTWRVNYEEWEYCLVVSGRCVVTGDDGSVVKAGPGDSFVIEPGFTGTWQVVEPMRKHWVIRTPA
- a CDS encoding HAD family hydrolase; this translates as MIPISRASQDVDFVTFDLFETLLLFPLSGSAQMWEMVGTSIGMADFAPLRGAAEAEALRRAEADGRFTISHDEIYECLDLPAAPREFAKRTELLYEAALWHPHPDVRELYVQWATEGRAAIIADTPHGAAFIAGLLSRLGLPEAPLFLASEVGLPKAGGRLFVEVAQRLGVPPGRILHVGSREQEDLRPAREAGFLTQAVDARDDVFTGAQGAAALSYGFRRLGPQPSRAPLASIGFDLLGPLYCAFLRWVEWHARINAIDALVFFPGVGHCLEHLVPSLGAASLPRRAILTASRESLALATVSDRNFDERVALLIAEADGGSVSEALECLGIAVPSAQVMADLGLGEDVIVGVEHHPLVRRFFNAYRWPILAAARRSRRELFQDLIGQGIEPGSRIALVAADWDGSLQEAFELALESALEMEVYGYSLCLLDTPETRRRQARMHLKAMLWRESVGGPKLDLLARGRLEAELLFLAPDLRLPASMAGRSDPPPRSRMDRAQRDLVARGVGAGVEAFARLFNSFVAATGYEPEPLDIAAPFLDRLANLKQPADLVRAHLCSGASDTKTPGSAGSSDPAQMRGLG